TATAGATTTACATTCCCCTTGATGGAACAAATAGAATCTACTTTGATTTCTTCATATTCCTTCTTAAAATTCCAACAAATGGCCGGTATTTCCCCTGTCTTATCAGTCAAAACAAGGCGAAGATAAGGTTCGCCATTTTTTTTGTGAAAAAGCTGGACCCACTTTACAGCATAACAGCTATCTATAAAATCCCCCTCTTTTAGACTAATGATTCTCTTTTCATCCATTTATCTTCCACTGCTCCATCTATATAAAAATATGGCAAACAATATCCCAAGCACGGTTCCGGCATTGAAAAAAATTTTTCCCCCCAAAGTCAAAGTAATAAAATGAAGTTTCAATGTAGTGGGAGAAAAACCAATATCAAATCCTGCTGAAAATATCTTCTTTAAAGCATCTACCGGAATTAGCAGACACAATTCGGATAAAACATTTCCAGCTAACATTCCAAGAATTATATAAAGCAGAATCAAAAAAACATTTCTTCCCTGCACTGTTTTTCAATCCCTTCTAAACTTTGAAACCACATTGATAGTTGATTGAAAAAA
This sequence is a window from Candidatus Schekmanbacteria bacterium. Protein-coding genes within it:
- a CDS encoding DUF4321 domain-containing protein is translated as MQGRNVFLILLYIILGMLAGNVLSELCLLIPVDALKKIFSAGFDIGFSPTTLKLHFITLTLGGKIFFNAGTVLGILFAIFLYRWSSGR